One part of the Anaeromyxobacter sp. Fw109-5 genome encodes these proteins:
- a CDS encoding heavy metal translocating P-type ATPase: MELFRTRFWVSLALTVPTLIWGHMLPSALGWHPPAFPGSAWLPPLFGTAVFVYGGRPFLEGAVRELRDRLPGMMTLIALAIGVAFAFSAAVTVGYPGMPLWEELATLVTVMLLGHWIEMRSIFQARGALRELAELLPSAAVRLVDDREEEVPLAALREGDLVLVRPGARVPADGFVRQGESAADESMITGESRPVKKRPGDRVVAGTVNASGSLRVEVTGTGERTALAGIMRLVESAQSSRSRAQAIADRAALLLTVVALAAAAITAVAWTLAGASGAFTVERVVTVLVIACPHALGLAIPLVIAISTTLGARSGLLVRDRRGLEEARHIGTVVFDKTGTLTLGEHRVVGMLAADGVAEAEALRAAAAVERDSEHPVARAIVRSAQERGLAVPASQGFEAIAGHGVRAWVDGRERFVGGPNLLRRLRVALPPGVEAFSRTAAARGQSVVYLVEEGRAAAAFAVADAVRPESAEAVRRLHAMGLRVAMLTGDSRAVAEAVAGELGIDSVLAEVPPERKAQEIERLRRGGERVAMVGDGVNDAPALVTADVGIAVGAGTDVAVEAGDVVLVRSDPRDVPRIVALSRASYRKMIQNLWWAAGYNVVAIPLAAGLLAPWGFVLAPAVGAVLMSASTVIVAVNAQLLRRARL; this comes from the coding sequence GTGGAGCTGTTCCGCACGCGCTTCTGGGTGAGCCTCGCCCTCACGGTGCCGACGCTGATCTGGGGGCACATGCTCCCGAGCGCGCTCGGCTGGCATCCCCCCGCTTTCCCGGGCTCGGCGTGGCTGCCGCCGCTGTTCGGCACCGCGGTGTTCGTCTACGGCGGCCGGCCCTTCCTGGAGGGGGCGGTCCGCGAGCTTCGAGATCGCCTGCCAGGGATGATGACGCTCATCGCCCTGGCGATCGGCGTCGCGTTCGCGTTCAGCGCGGCCGTCACCGTCGGCTACCCGGGCATGCCGCTCTGGGAGGAGCTCGCGACCCTCGTCACGGTGATGCTCCTCGGCCACTGGATCGAGATGCGCTCCATCTTCCAGGCGCGCGGCGCGCTCCGGGAGCTCGCGGAGCTGTTGCCCTCCGCGGCGGTGCGGCTCGTGGACGATCGGGAGGAGGAGGTGCCGCTCGCCGCGCTGCGGGAGGGCGATCTCGTCCTCGTCCGCCCCGGCGCGCGCGTGCCCGCGGACGGCTTCGTGCGGCAGGGCGAGAGCGCCGCGGACGAGTCCATGATCACCGGCGAGTCGCGGCCGGTGAAGAAGCGCCCCGGAGACCGGGTGGTCGCGGGGACCGTCAACGCGTCGGGCTCGCTCCGCGTCGAGGTCACCGGGACCGGAGAGCGCACCGCGCTCGCCGGCATCATGCGGCTCGTCGAGAGCGCGCAGTCGTCGCGCTCGCGCGCGCAGGCCATCGCGGATCGGGCGGCGCTCCTCCTCACCGTGGTGGCGCTCGCGGCGGCGGCGATCACGGCCGTCGCCTGGACGCTCGCCGGCGCGTCCGGCGCGTTCACCGTCGAGCGCGTGGTCACGGTGCTCGTCATCGCCTGCCCGCACGCCCTCGGCCTCGCCATACCGCTCGTCATCGCCATCTCCACGACCCTCGGCGCCCGCTCCGGGCTCCTCGTCCGCGATCGGCGCGGGCTGGAGGAGGCGCGCCACATCGGCACGGTGGTGTTCGACAAGACCGGCACGCTGACGCTGGGCGAGCACCGGGTGGTGGGCATGCTCGCCGCAGACGGCGTCGCCGAGGCGGAGGCGCTCCGCGCCGCGGCGGCGGTCGAGCGCGACTCGGAGCACCCCGTGGCCCGCGCGATCGTGCGCTCCGCGCAGGAGCGCGGGCTCGCCGTCCCAGCGTCGCAGGGCTTCGAGGCCATCGCCGGTCACGGCGTCCGCGCGTGGGTGGACGGCCGCGAGCGGTTCGTCGGCGGGCCGAACCTGCTGCGCCGCCTGCGGGTGGCGCTCCCGCCCGGGGTCGAGGCGTTCTCGCGGACGGCGGCCGCGCGCGGCCAGTCCGTGGTGTACCTCGTGGAGGAGGGCCGGGCCGCCGCCGCGTTCGCGGTCGCGGACGCGGTGAGGCCGGAGTCGGCCGAGGCGGTCCGGCGGCTCCACGCGATGGGCCTGCGCGTGGCGATGCTCACGGGCGACTCGCGCGCGGTGGCGGAGGCCGTCGCGGGAGAGCTCGGCATCGACTCGGTCCTCGCGGAGGTGCCGCCCGAGCGGAAGGCGCAGGAGATCGAGCGGCTCCGGCGCGGCGGCGAGCGGGTGGCCATGGTGGGCGATGGCGTCAACGACGCGCCCGCGCTCGTCACCGCCGACGTGGGCATCGCGGTCGGCGCCGGGACCGACGTGGCGGTGGAGGCCGGCGACGTGGTCCTCGTGCGCAGCGACCCGCGCGACGTGCCACGCATCGTCGCGCTGAGCCGGGCCAGCTACCGCAAGATGATCCAGAACCTGTGGTGGGCCGCGGGCTACAACGTGGTGGCCATCCCGCTCGCGGCGGGTCTGCTCGCGCCGTGGGGGTTCGTCCTCGCTCCCGCCGTCGGAGCGGTCCTCATGTCCGCGAGCACCGTCATCGTCGCCGTGAACGCGCAGCTGTTGCGCAGGGCCCGGCTGTAG
- a CDS encoding phosphoribosyltransferase family protein yields the protein MRFRDREQAGRLLADELARFRAARPVVLGLTRGGVPVAFEVARALDAELDVVVVRKLGAPGSPEYALGAIAEGGAVFVRREALRELELGDEDVAELAAGEAIELARRVRVYRGDRPMVGLAGRTVIVVDDGVATGATARAAARAARQRGAARVVLAAPVIAGGALPELREDFDEVIAVELPEPFYAVGLWYERFTQVSDDEVVSCLRRGRAEPAEGELGELWDGEWLGEAGGAEPSAAVYEPEVLAIPFDGGPEPGVLEAELAVPPGAKGLVMFVHGSGSTRRSPRNQLVARGLQRAGFATLLFDLLTPAEALEDEVTTELRFDIALLTGRVVAATRWVASLPRTRELRIGYFGASTGASAALAAAALLPELVAAIVSRGGRPDLVRAETLLQVRAPVLLVVGSRDTTVLRLNRSVLPYLRAGELSVVPGATHLFEEPGALDSVTRLAARWLERQFTAPAALGTRPVA from the coding sequence ATGAGGTTCCGGGACAGGGAGCAGGCGGGGCGGCTCCTCGCGGATGAGCTCGCGCGCTTCCGGGCGGCGCGCCCGGTGGTGCTGGGCCTCACGCGCGGCGGCGTGCCGGTCGCCTTCGAGGTGGCCCGCGCGCTCGACGCGGAGCTGGACGTCGTGGTGGTCCGCAAGCTCGGGGCGCCGGGCTCTCCCGAGTACGCCCTCGGCGCCATCGCCGAGGGCGGGGCGGTGTTCGTGCGTCGCGAGGCGCTGCGCGAGCTGGAGCTCGGCGACGAGGACGTCGCGGAGCTCGCCGCGGGCGAGGCGATCGAGCTCGCGCGGCGCGTGCGGGTCTACCGGGGCGACCGCCCGATGGTCGGGCTGGCCGGGCGGACGGTGATCGTGGTGGACGACGGCGTCGCGACGGGCGCCACGGCGCGCGCCGCCGCTCGGGCCGCGCGGCAGCGCGGCGCGGCGCGGGTCGTCCTGGCGGCGCCGGTGATCGCGGGAGGAGCCCTCCCGGAGCTGCGCGAGGACTTCGACGAGGTGATCGCCGTCGAGCTGCCCGAGCCGTTCTACGCGGTGGGGCTCTGGTACGAGCGCTTCACGCAGGTGTCCGACGACGAGGTGGTGAGCTGCCTGCGGCGCGGCCGAGCGGAGCCCGCGGAAGGCGAGCTCGGCGAGCTCTGGGACGGCGAGTGGCTCGGCGAGGCGGGCGGCGCCGAGCCCTCCGCGGCCGTCTACGAGCCGGAGGTCCTCGCGATCCCGTTCGACGGCGGCCCCGAGCCCGGCGTGCTCGAGGCGGAGCTGGCCGTCCCGCCCGGCGCGAAGGGGCTCGTGATGTTCGTCCACGGGAGCGGCTCGACCCGCCGCAGCCCCCGCAACCAGCTCGTCGCGCGCGGGCTGCAGCGCGCCGGCTTCGCCACGCTCCTCTTCGACCTGCTCACGCCCGCCGAGGCGCTCGAGGACGAGGTGACGACCGAGCTCCGGTTCGACATCGCGCTGCTGACCGGCCGCGTCGTCGCGGCGACGCGCTGGGTGGCGTCGCTGCCGCGCACGCGCGAGCTGCGCATCGGCTACTTCGGCGCGAGCACCGGCGCCTCCGCCGCGCTGGCGGCCGCCGCCCTGCTGCCCGAGCTGGTCGCGGCGATCGTGTCGCGGGGCGGTCGCCCCGACCTCGTCCGCGCGGAAACCCTCCTGCAGGTCCGCGCCCCCGTGCTCCTCGTCGTGGGGAGCAGGGACACCACCGTCCTCCGCCTGAATCGCTCCGTGCTGCCGTACCTGCGCGCCGGCGAGCTGTCGGTCGTGCCCGGCGCGACCCATCTCTTCGAGGAGCCGGGCGCGCTCGACTCGGTGACCCGCCTGGCGGCGCGCTGGCTCGAGCGGCAGTTCACCGCCCCCGCCGCGCTCGGAACGCGGCCGGTGGCCTGA
- a CDS encoding STAS domain-containing protein, with protein sequence MPGSCVFLRETEGGRTVIRLSGVFDHASAAELAQRLQQEAATEVVLDFSLVREFADLGVAALAHGLAGGRQRLLMRGLRQHQLRIFRYFGVDVEALQSAATSAERVPLH encoded by the coding sequence ATGCCCGGCTCATGCGTGTTCCTCCGCGAGACCGAGGGCGGCCGGACGGTGATTCGCCTGTCCGGCGTCTTCGATCACGCATCCGCGGCCGAGCTGGCTCAGAGGCTGCAGCAGGAGGCGGCGACCGAGGTCGTGCTCGACTTCAGCCTCGTCCGCGAGTTCGCCGACCTCGGCGTGGCGGCGCTCGCCCACGGGCTGGCGGGGGGTCGCCAGCGGCTGCTCATGCGCGGGCTGCGCCAGCACCAGCTCCGCATCTTCCGCTACTTCGGCGTGGACGTGGAGGCGCTGCAGTCCGCAGCGACGTCTGCCGAGCGGGTGCCGCTCCACTGA
- a CDS encoding sigma-54 dependent transcriptional regulator, translating into MVRVLLVDDEPSVRVALKELVEARGWEPLLARSGAEALDLVDRADAVVTDFSMPEMDGMTLLRAVRERDASLPVILLTAHGSERLAVRAIKAGAYEYVTKPFDVDEMLVALERALEARALRQRNRQLTAEHAIGRRVVCESTVMRQLLDATSRVAGKEITVLVRGETGTGKELIGSLLHAQSRRAEGPLVRFNCGAIPAELAEAELFGHTRGAFTGASQARAGFFAEANHGTLVLDEVGELPLAIQAKLLRALQDGEIQPVGSGRVEKVDVRIVACTNRDLAAEVRAGRFREDLYYRLAVVELVVPPLRDRREDIPALAHEFALRYAERFGAEEVRLAPALVERLTAEEWPGNVRQLENVIARMVALSGGGELGPTAFAGSAAVEESPRPPAVDAADGSGVHTLREQLDTLERSVIARTMTAVRGNQSEAARRLGISRNTLTERLRRYDIAADFGASGAS; encoded by the coding sequence ATGGTCCGTGTTCTGCTCGTGGATGACGAGCCCTCGGTGCGCGTCGCCCTCAAGGAGCTCGTGGAGGCCCGCGGCTGGGAGCCGCTCCTCGCGCGCTCGGGCGCCGAGGCGCTCGATCTCGTGGACCGCGCCGACGCGGTGGTGACCGACTTCTCGATGCCGGAGATGGACGGGATGACGCTGCTGCGCGCCGTCCGCGAGCGCGACGCCAGCCTGCCCGTGATCCTGCTCACCGCGCACGGGTCGGAGCGCCTCGCCGTGCGTGCCATCAAGGCGGGCGCGTACGAGTACGTCACGAAGCCGTTCGACGTGGACGAGATGCTCGTCGCGCTCGAGCGCGCGCTCGAGGCGCGCGCGCTGCGGCAGCGGAACCGCCAGCTCACGGCGGAGCACGCCATCGGGCGCCGGGTCGTCTGCGAGTCCACCGTGATGCGCCAGCTCCTCGACGCGACGTCGCGCGTGGCGGGGAAGGAGATCACCGTGCTCGTGCGCGGGGAGACCGGCACGGGCAAGGAGCTCATCGGCTCGCTGCTGCACGCGCAGAGCCGCCGCGCCGAGGGGCCGCTGGTGCGCTTCAACTGCGGCGCCATCCCGGCAGAGCTGGCGGAGGCGGAGCTGTTCGGGCACACGCGCGGCGCGTTCACCGGGGCCTCCCAGGCGCGGGCGGGGTTCTTCGCCGAGGCGAACCACGGGACCCTGGTCCTCGACGAGGTGGGCGAGCTGCCGCTCGCCATCCAGGCGAAGCTGCTGCGGGCCCTGCAGGACGGGGAGATCCAGCCGGTGGGATCGGGCCGGGTCGAGAAGGTGGACGTGCGCATCGTCGCGTGCACCAACCGCGACCTCGCCGCCGAGGTCCGCGCCGGGCGCTTCCGCGAGGACCTCTACTACCGGCTCGCGGTGGTGGAGCTCGTGGTCCCGCCGCTCCGGGATCGCCGGGAGGACATCCCGGCGCTCGCGCACGAGTTCGCGTTGCGTTACGCGGAGCGGTTCGGCGCCGAGGAGGTCCGCCTCGCGCCCGCGCTCGTCGAGCGCCTGACCGCCGAGGAGTGGCCGGGCAACGTGCGCCAGCTCGAGAACGTGATCGCCCGCATGGTCGCGTTGAGCGGGGGCGGCGAGCTCGGGCCGACGGCGTTCGCCGGCAGCGCCGCCGTCGAGGAGAGCCCGAGGCCCCCGGCCGTCGATGCGGCGGACGGGTCAGGGGTCCACACGCTCCGCGAGCAGCTCGACACCCTCGAGCGCAGCGTCATCGCGCGCACGATGACGGCCGTCCGCGGTAACCAGTCGGAGGCCGCCCGGCGCCTCGGCATCAGCCGCAACACGCTCACCGAGCGGCTGCGCCGCTACGACATCGCGGCCGACTTCGGCGCCAGCGGCGCGAGCTGA
- a CDS encoding sensor histidine kinase, whose product MAAISRLQPTDAFQAAVEAPVPEGVPRARGLPGDLVPLAFHLPALAVLALSGLSANRLGVVALAAAVQQAHYLTWRRQPGKLCVNADIDQIAWMVVALQACFLFTAGVAVAATGGVRSPLLVTIAGGYAAGVAAVGDRLQTRVLLAATALVVGVIALLPPVLTGPGLAGAAHGLLTVMSVLGIGALLAPVHARARKRRDAFARARKEMASDALARAQSLEQIGSKVAHELKNPLTGVKALVQLGLRNPAEATSHERLEVVDREVTRMQEILHNYLSFTRPLQTVTPRRVQLGPLVSDTLVVLSARADEARVRLYAQGDATLEADPRRIKEALLNLVANAIEATPAGGEVVVEVRPAGDEAEIVVRDTGRGMPPDTLRRIGTPFFTTREDGTGLGVVLARSVIAQHGGSLRYESEPGHGTRVRVTLPRVSNGARHGPCSARG is encoded by the coding sequence ATGGCCGCGATCTCTCGCCTCCAGCCCACAGACGCTTTCCAGGCGGCCGTGGAGGCGCCGGTCCCCGAGGGCGTACCCCGCGCGCGCGGGCTCCCCGGAGACCTCGTCCCGCTCGCGTTTCACCTCCCGGCCCTGGCGGTGCTGGCGCTGTCCGGCCTGTCGGCCAACCGGCTCGGGGTGGTGGCCCTCGCCGCCGCGGTCCAGCAGGCCCACTACCTCACGTGGCGGAGGCAGCCCGGGAAGCTCTGCGTCAACGCCGACATCGACCAGATCGCGTGGATGGTGGTCGCGCTGCAGGCGTGCTTCCTCTTCACCGCCGGGGTCGCCGTGGCGGCGACCGGGGGGGTACGCAGCCCGCTGCTCGTGACGATCGCGGGCGGCTACGCCGCGGGCGTCGCAGCGGTGGGCGACCGGCTGCAGACGCGGGTCCTCCTCGCGGCGACCGCCCTCGTGGTCGGGGTGATCGCGCTGCTGCCGCCCGTTCTCACTGGCCCGGGGCTCGCGGGCGCTGCGCACGGCCTCCTCACCGTGATGAGCGTCCTCGGGATCGGCGCGCTGCTCGCCCCGGTGCACGCGCGGGCGCGCAAGCGGCGTGACGCCTTCGCGCGCGCCCGCAAGGAGATGGCCTCCGACGCGCTCGCCCGCGCGCAGAGCCTGGAGCAGATCGGGTCGAAGGTGGCCCACGAGCTCAAGAACCCGCTCACCGGCGTGAAGGCGCTCGTGCAGCTCGGGCTGCGCAACCCCGCGGAGGCGACCTCCCACGAGCGCCTGGAGGTGGTGGACCGGGAGGTCACCCGCATGCAGGAGATCCTGCACAACTACCTCTCCTTCACCCGGCCGCTGCAGACGGTGACGCCGCGCCGCGTCCAGCTCGGGCCGCTCGTCTCGGACACGCTGGTGGTGCTCTCCGCGCGCGCGGACGAGGCCCGCGTCCGCCTGTACGCCCAGGGCGACGCGACGCTGGAGGCCGATCCGCGCCGCATCAAGGAGGCGCTCCTGAACCTGGTCGCGAACGCCATCGAGGCCACGCCGGCCGGCGGGGAGGTCGTGGTGGAGGTCAGGCCTGCCGGAGACGAGGCCGAGATCGTCGTGCGCGACACCGGCCGCGGGATGCCCCCCGACACCCTCCGGCGCATCGGCACGCCCTTCTTCACGACGCGCGAGGACGGCACCGGCCTGGGCGTGGTCCTCGCGCGATCGGTGATCGCGCAGCACGGCGGGTCGCTGCGGTACGAGAGCGAGCCCGGCCATGGGACCCGGGTCAGGGTCACGCTGCCGCGGGTCTCCAACGGAGCGCGCCATGGTCCGTGTTCTGCTCGTGGATGA
- a CDS encoding TSUP family transporter → MIDVGPPEIALLALVALVAGTVDAIAGGGGLLTIPAILWTGLPPHLALGTNKGQSVFGSFAALVRFARGGLVDGRRARVTFPMGLAGSLAGAALVLATPPSTLRPIVLALLAFAALFVGLRRGSPPRLADAPPPRHAALAAAAIALAIGAYDGFFGPGTGTFLIVAFAALLGDGLAHASASAKVVNFASNLAALALFASRGVVVWRIALPMAAAQLAGGWIGAHLAIRRGDALVRRVVVVVALGLAAKLAWDMRGP, encoded by the coding sequence ATGATCGACGTGGGCCCGCCGGAGATCGCCCTTCTCGCGCTGGTGGCCCTCGTCGCCGGCACGGTGGACGCCATCGCGGGCGGCGGCGGGCTCCTCACCATCCCTGCGATCCTGTGGACCGGCCTCCCGCCCCACCTCGCGCTCGGCACGAACAAGGGCCAGTCGGTGTTCGGCTCGTTCGCGGCGCTGGTCCGCTTCGCGCGAGGTGGCCTGGTGGACGGCCGCCGGGCGCGCGTCACCTTTCCGATGGGGCTCGCCGGCTCCCTCGCCGGTGCGGCGCTCGTCCTCGCGACCCCTCCCTCGACCCTCCGCCCCATCGTGCTGGCGCTGCTCGCGTTCGCCGCGCTGTTCGTCGGGCTGCGCCGAGGGTCTCCCCCGCGCCTCGCGGACGCGCCGCCGCCCCGGCACGCGGCGCTCGCGGCCGCCGCGATCGCGCTCGCGATCGGCGCGTACGACGGCTTCTTCGGCCCGGGCACGGGCACCTTCCTCATCGTCGCCTTCGCGGCGCTGCTCGGCGACGGGCTCGCCCACGCCTCGGCGAGCGCCAAGGTGGTGAACTTCGCCTCGAACCTGGCCGCGCTCGCGCTCTTCGCCTCCCGGGGGGTCGTCGTCTGGCGAATCGCCCTGCCGATGGCGGCGGCGCAGCTCGCGGGCGGCTGGATCGGCGCGCACCTCGCCATCCGCCGCGGGGACGCGCTCGTGCGCCGGGTGGTGGTGGTGGTCGCGCTCGGGCTCGCCGCCAAGCTCGCCTGGGACATGCGGGGTCCATGA
- a CDS encoding Ku protein, translating to MARAIWSGALTFGLVNVPVKLVTAVTQKEVRFHMLHDADGGRIQLKRFCAKEDVEVPYEHIVKGYELSKGKYVAITPEELEKLDPKATRTVDIHDFVELAEIDPVYFDKTYYLVPDGGAAKAYALLRETMRRSGKVAIATFVLRTRESLCCVRPIDDALALSTMNRADEVLPVSALELPARAKPSERELAMAEQLVGSLAAAFEPERYPDLHRERVLELVRRKAEGETIEAPEPERAPAGVVSLADALSASLAAARRRGEAPERERAAATPARGERRHRPAAAARTAGKKRKATRKARS from the coding sequence ATGGCGCGGGCGATCTGGAGCGGGGCGCTGACGTTCGGCCTCGTGAACGTGCCGGTGAAGCTCGTCACCGCGGTGACGCAGAAGGAGGTGCGCTTCCACATGCTCCACGACGCCGACGGCGGGCGGATCCAGCTGAAGCGCTTCTGCGCCAAGGAGGACGTGGAGGTCCCCTACGAGCACATCGTGAAGGGGTACGAGCTCTCGAAGGGGAAGTACGTCGCGATCACGCCGGAGGAGCTCGAGAAGCTCGATCCCAAGGCGACGCGCACCGTCGACATCCACGACTTCGTGGAGCTCGCCGAGATCGATCCGGTCTACTTCGACAAGACCTACTACCTGGTGCCCGACGGCGGCGCCGCCAAGGCGTACGCGCTCCTGCGCGAGACCATGCGCCGCTCCGGGAAGGTGGCGATCGCGACGTTCGTGCTCCGCACCCGCGAGTCGCTCTGCTGCGTCCGGCCGATCGACGACGCGCTGGCGCTCTCCACGATGAACCGCGCCGACGAGGTCCTCCCGGTCTCGGCGCTCGAGCTGCCGGCGCGCGCGAAGCCGTCCGAGCGCGAGCTCGCCATGGCCGAGCAGCTCGTCGGCTCGCTCGCCGCCGCGTTCGAGCCGGAGCGGTACCCCGACCTCCACCGCGAGCGCGTTCTCGAGCTCGTCCGCCGGAAGGCCGAGGGCGAGACCATCGAGGCGCCCGAGCCGGAGCGCGCGCCGGCCGGGGTGGTGAGCCTCGCCGACGCGCTCTCCGCGAGCCTCGCCGCCGCTCGCCGTCGTGGCGAGGCGCCGGAGCGCGAGCGGGCCGCGGCGACGCCGGCGCGCGGCGAGCGGCGCCACCGACCCGCGGCGGCGGCGCGCACCGCCGGCAAGAAGCGCAAGGCCACCCGGAAGGCGCGCTCGTGA
- a CDS encoding SIMPL domain-containing protein, translating to MTHRAAAVLLLAPLACAASPAAASPDLASPAAGAVLAAAAPAADGKPQERMIRVTGDGRVRVRPDVAIVHAGVEATGKVLAPTVADASAKMRRMLDALAKAGVAEKDVQTTRHDVQVERPWVDGKPRDITGYTVVDEVRVTVRDLGKLGAILERVIAAGSNSLRGLSFERDDPAPERQQALARAVAVARGKAEAMAKAAGVTLGEVVALEEGGAGPPIPLMKYRAEAMVAADGAPVTPGELEIAASVSVTYAIR from the coding sequence ATGACGCACCGTGCCGCTGCCGTCCTGCTCCTCGCGCCGCTCGCCTGCGCCGCCTCACCCGCGGCCGCCTCGCCGGACCTCGCGTCACCCGCCGCCGGGGCCGTGCTCGCCGCCGCCGCGCCGGCCGCAGACGGCAAGCCCCAGGAGCGCATGATCCGCGTCACGGGCGACGGCCGGGTGCGGGTCCGGCCCGACGTGGCGATCGTGCACGCCGGCGTGGAGGCGACCGGGAAGGTCCTCGCGCCGACGGTCGCAGACGCCTCTGCGAAGATGCGCCGCATGCTCGACGCCCTCGCGAAGGCCGGGGTCGCCGAGAAGGACGTCCAGACGACGCGGCACGACGTGCAGGTGGAGCGTCCGTGGGTCGACGGCAAGCCGCGCGACATCACCGGGTACACGGTCGTGGACGAGGTCCGGGTCACGGTGCGCGATCTGGGGAAGCTCGGGGCGATCCTGGAGCGCGTCATCGCCGCGGGCTCGAACTCGCTGCGCGGGCTCTCCTTCGAGCGCGACGATCCCGCGCCGGAGCGTCAGCAGGCGCTCGCGCGCGCCGTGGCCGTCGCGCGCGGGAAGGCGGAGGCGATGGCGAAGGCGGCGGGCGTGACGCTCGGCGAGGTGGTCGCCCTCGAGGAGGGCGGCGCCGGGCCGCCCATCCCGTTGATGAAGTACCGCGCCGAGGCGATGGTGGCGGCCGACGGCGCGCCGGTCACGCCGGGCGAGCTCGAGATCGCCGCGAGCGTGTCCGTGACGTACGCGATCCGCTGA
- a CDS encoding acetyl-CoA hydrolase/transferase family protein — MSRNVSAEEALSVVKSGERVFIHSVAAAPQRLVDALTARAGELRVVEIVSLHTEGRAPYVAPEHAKSFRVNALFVGANVRKAVEEGRADYMPVFLSEVPQLFRSGVLPLDVALIHVSPPDRHGFCSLGVSVDVTRAAVQTARTVIAQVNPRMPRTHGDGVIHVDDIDYLVEVDEPIHELPEHELTEAERSIGRHCAELVEDGATLQLGIGAIPQATFAYLGDHQRLGIHTEMLSDGVVDLVEKGVITGEAKKVHPGKIVAGFALGTRRLYDFLHDNPLVAMLDIAYVNETAVIRRNPKVTAINSAIEVDLTGQVCADSIGDRQYSGVGGQMDFIRGAALSEGGKPIIALPSVTSGGESRIVSYLRPGAGVVTTRAHVHYVVTEQGIADLFGKNLRQRAAALIAIAHPKHRDALAAEARRRFGSW; from the coding sequence ATGAGCCGCAACGTCTCCGCCGAGGAAGCCCTCTCCGTCGTCAAGTCGGGCGAGCGAGTCTTCATCCACAGCGTCGCCGCGGCGCCGCAGCGGCTCGTCGACGCGCTGACCGCGCGCGCGGGCGAGCTGCGGGTGGTCGAGATCGTCTCGCTGCACACCGAGGGGCGCGCCCCGTACGTCGCGCCGGAGCACGCGAAGAGCTTCCGGGTGAACGCGCTCTTCGTGGGGGCCAACGTCCGCAAGGCCGTCGAGGAGGGCCGGGCGGACTACATGCCGGTCTTCCTGTCCGAGGTGCCGCAGCTGTTCCGGTCCGGCGTGCTCCCGCTCGACGTGGCCCTGATCCACGTCTCCCCCCCGGACCGCCATGGCTTCTGCTCGCTCGGCGTCTCCGTGGACGTCACCCGCGCCGCGGTGCAGACCGCGCGCACGGTGATCGCCCAGGTGAACCCGCGCATGCCGCGCACGCACGGCGACGGCGTCATCCACGTGGACGACATCGACTACCTCGTCGAGGTGGACGAGCCCATCCACGAGCTGCCGGAGCACGAGCTCACGGAGGCGGAGCGCTCCATCGGGCGGCACTGCGCCGAGCTCGTCGAGGACGGGGCGACCCTCCAGCTCGGCATCGGCGCCATCCCGCAGGCGACCTTCGCGTACCTCGGGGATCACCAGCGGCTCGGCATCCACACCGAGATGCTCTCCGACGGCGTCGTGGATCTCGTCGAGAAGGGCGTGATCACCGGCGAGGCGAAGAAGGTCCACCCGGGCAAGATCGTGGCGGGGTTCGCCCTCGGCACCCGCAGGCTCTACGACTTCCTCCACGACAACCCGCTCGTGGCGATGCTCGACATCGCGTACGTGAACGAGACCGCCGTCATCCGCCGCAACCCGAAGGTCACCGCGATCAACAGCGCCATCGAGGTGGACCTCACCGGCCAGGTGTGCGCCGACTCCATCGGCGACCGCCAGTACTCGGGCGTCGGCGGGCAGATGGACTTCATCCGCGGCGCGGCGCTCTCCGAGGGCGGGAAGCCCATCATCGCCCTGCCGTCCGTCACCTCCGGCGGCGAGTCGCGGATCGTGTCCTACCTGCGGCCCGGCGCGGGCGTGGTGACCACGCGGGCGCACGTCCACTACGTCGTGACGGAGCAGGGCATCGCGGATCTCTTCGGCAAGAACCTGCGCCAGCGCGCGGCTGCCCTGATCGCGATCGCGCACCCGAAGCACCGCGACGCGCTCGCCGCCGAGGCGCGCCGCCGCTTCGGGAGCTGGTGA
- a CDS encoding response regulator produces MIDGRPILVVDDDNDLRETIGELLAEEGYDARLCENGRVALDCLRKGERPALILLDLMMPEMNGWQFREEQLRDARLAGIPVVVMTASRGFEDQSITASEFLFKPIGLGELLQAVERNVR; encoded by the coding sequence ATGATCGACGGCCGCCCGATCCTCGTCGTGGACGACGACAACGATCTCCGGGAGACGATCGGCGAGCTCCTCGCGGAGGAGGGCTACGACGCTCGCCTCTGCGAGAACGGACGGGTGGCCCTCGACTGCCTGCGCAAGGGCGAGCGCCCCGCCCTCATCCTGCTCGATCTCATGATGCCCGAGATGAACGGCTGGCAGTTCCGTGAGGAGCAGCTCCGCGACGCGCGGCTCGCCGGGATCCCCGTGGTCGTCATGACGGCGAGCCGGGGGTTCGAGGATCAGTCGATCACCGCGTCCGAGTTCCTGTTCAAGCCGATCGGGCTCGGAGAGCTGCTCCAGGCGGTCGAGCGGAACGTGCGCTGA